The proteins below come from a single Natranaerofaba carboxydovora genomic window:
- the thrC gene encoding threonine synthase codes for MYYKGIIDRYNKYLPVDDAEMAVTLYEGNTALLPAKRLQADLGIDMEIYLKVEGDNPTGSFKDRGMTMALTKAVEEGSKAVICASTGNTSASASAYAARAGLKSVVLVPEGKIAQGKLSQALFYGAKVLSVEGNFDRCLELVREMTEKHPISLVNSVNPYRLEGQKTGAFEICDSLETSPDYFFIPVGNAGNISAYWMGFNDYKDDGVTHDLPVMIGCQAEGAAPLATGKTVENPETIATAIRIGNPASKDKALEAVSSSGGHFEIVTDDEIIKAYKKVGKLEGIFLEPASAASVAGLLKAIENNKIEDGKGKKLVCILTGHGLKDPETAINYADAPIRISPDINEIEKAVLGGDLFD; via the coding sequence ATGTATTATAAGGGGATTATTGATAGATACAACAAATACTTGCCCGTAGATGATGCAGAGATGGCGGTTACTTTGTATGAGGGAAATACGGCTCTTTTGCCGGCAAAAAGATTACAGGCTGACCTGGGTATTGATATGGAAATTTATTTAAAGGTTGAGGGAGATAACCCAACGGGTTCTTTTAAAGATAGAGGAATGACTATGGCTCTTACCAAGGCGGTGGAAGAGGGTAGCAAAGCTGTAATCTGTGCTTCTACTGGCAATACTTCTGCAAGTGCCAGTGCTTATGCAGCAAGGGCTGGGCTAAAAAGTGTTGTCCTTGTCCCTGAGGGTAAGATAGCCCAGGGCAAACTGTCCCAGGCTCTTTTCTACGGTGCCAAAGTTTTGAGTGTAGAGGGGAATTTTGATAGATGTTTAGAATTGGTAAGGGAGATGACTGAAAAACATCCCATCTCCCTTGTTAACTCAGTTAACCCATATAGACTAGAAGGGCAAAAGACAGGTGCTTTTGAAATATGTGACAGCCTTGAGACCTCTCCAGATTACTTTTTTATTCCTGTAGGCAACGCAGGTAATATATCAGCATATTGGATGGGTTTTAACGATTACAAGGATGATGGAGTCACCCATGATCTTCCTGTGATGATTGGCTGTCAGGCAGAAGGTGCTGCTCCTTTGGCGACAGGAAAGACTGTCGAAAACCCTGAAACTATTGCTACTGCAATTAGGATCGGTAATCCGGCTAGCAAAGATAAAGCCCTTGAAGCTGTATCTAGTTCAGGGGGACATTTTGAAATAGTTACTGATGATGAAATAATAAAAGCATACAAAAAAGTTGGAAAGTTAGAAGGTATTTTCCTTGAACCTGCTTCTGCAGCTTCCGTTGCAGGTCTATTAAAAGCCATTGAAAATAATAAAATAGAAGATGGCAAAGGCAAAAAACTCGTCTGTATATTGACAGGACATGGCCTAAAAGACCCTGAAACAGCTATAAACTATGCAGATGCTCCTATACGGATATCTCCTGATATAAATGAGATTGAAAAGGCAGTGCTTGGGGGTGACTTATTTGATTAA
- a CDS encoding homoserine dehydrogenase, translating into METIKIGLMGLGTVGSGVIEGLKKNQKEISERSGIEFDVSKVMVKDKQKKRMVEIDEKKLVTEPEEIINDPDINLVVELIGGCDLAKDSVLKALDSGKDVVTANKDLIATHGKEIFEKAKENKRNIYFEGSVAGGIPLIKPLQESLAADKIEKVIGILNGTTNYILTKMSDVGYSFDRALEEAQTYGFCEADPTNDISGLDAAYKLAILSYLGFETLPDMKEVYCSGIENVSQRDIQYAKKLGMEIKLLAVGEKEGDGIFLAVVPCMISKEHPIASVKGENNALFVKGNLVDEVMFYGPGAGSLPTGSAVLSDIIKAGKEMFKEPVKELSAGSENNKYKIAPREEFEASFYLRLVVKDKPGVFSEIAGVFGSYGVSLESIIQEKKEDEYAEIVLLTHKTKIKNLDDAIADLEKRENVYELSNVIQVEKS; encoded by the coding sequence ATGGAAACAATTAAAATAGGACTAATGGGACTTGGAACTGTAGGAAGTGGTGTAATTGAAGGACTTAAGAAAAATCAAAAAGAAATCAGTGAGAGATCAGGTATTGAGTTTGACGTTTCGAAGGTTATGGTAAAAGATAAACAAAAAAAACGTATGGTAGAGATAGATGAGAAAAAGCTTGTGACAGAGCCAGAAGAGATAATAAATGATCCTGATATAAACCTGGTGGTAGAACTTATTGGTGGGTGCGATTTGGCAAAGGACTCTGTCCTAAAAGCTCTTGATTCTGGTAAAGACGTTGTAACTGCAAATAAAGACTTAATTGCAACTCATGGTAAGGAAATATTTGAAAAAGCTAAAGAAAATAAAAGGAATATATACTTTGAAGGCTCTGTTGCTGGAGGGATTCCATTAATTAAGCCTTTACAAGAGTCCCTTGCAGCAGATAAAATAGAAAAGGTTATAGGGATTTTGAATGGAACTACCAACTATATACTGACAAAGATGTCTGATGTTGGATATAGCTTTGATAGGGCCCTAGAAGAAGCACAGACCTATGGCTTTTGCGAAGCAGACCCAACCAATGATATCTCTGGTTTGGACGCTGCATATAAGCTTGCAATATTATCCTATCTTGGTTTTGAAACTTTGCCAGATATGAAAGAGGTTTATTGCAGTGGGATTGAGAATGTAAGTCAGAGAGATATTCAGTACGCCAAAAAATTAGGCATGGAAATAAAGCTACTTGCTGTTGGAGAAAAAGAAGGGGATGGGATATTTTTGGCAGTAGTTCCCTGTATGATCTCAAAAGAACATCCAATAGCTTCGGTAAAAGGTGAAAATAATGCACTTTTTGTTAAAGGAAATCTTGTAGATGAAGTAATGTTTTATGGTCCGGGAGCGGGGTCACTACCCACAGGAAGTGCTGTGCTCTCAGATATAATTAAAGCCGGAAAAGAAATGTTCAAAGAACCTGTCAAAGAACTTTCTGCAGGATCTGAAAACAATAAATATAAAATTGCTCCAAGAGAAGAATTTGAAGCTTCATTTTATTTAAGACTTGTAGTAAAGGATAAACCCGGTGTATTCTCAGAGATAGCCGGAGTTTTCGGCAGTTACGGTGTAAGCTTAGAATCTATTATCCAGGAGAAAAAAGAAGACGAATACGCTGAGATTGTATTGTTAACACACAAAACAAAGATCAAAAACCTAGATGATGCAATAGCCGACTTAGAAAAACGAGAAAATGTCTATGAACTATCCAATGTTATCCAGGTAGAAAAAAGCTAA
- a CDS encoding ACT domain-containing protein, with the protein MEKENNIQKNEEFFLVRNKVLPEVLKKTVKVKEILKRGDSDTINDAVEKVGMSRSAYYKYKDHIFPFYKAESEKILTISLSLVHRAGVLSEVLNKLARAKGNVLTINQGLPLQGIANASVTFETGDMVDGVENLLDNLRETEGVQKVEILGETDNLQRGKDINGNN; encoded by the coding sequence ATGGAAAAAGAAAATAACATCCAGAAGAACGAAGAATTTTTTTTAGTAAGAAATAAGGTTCTTCCTGAGGTTTTAAAGAAAACTGTAAAGGTAAAAGAAATACTAAAGCGTGGTGACAGCGATACAATTAATGATGCGGTAGAAAAGGTAGGTATGAGCAGGAGTGCATACTACAAGTACAAGGATCATATTTTTCCATTTTACAAGGCTGAAAGTGAAAAAATACTTACAATTTCTCTATCTTTGGTCCACCGGGCAGGGGTTTTGTCAGAGGTCCTAAATAAACTTGCAAGGGCAAAAGGGAATGTCCTCACCATCAACCAGGGTTTGCCGCTTCAGGGCATAGCGAATGCATCAGTTACTTTTGAAACGGGAGATATGGTTGACGGAGTAGAGAATTTATTAGACAATTTGAGAGAAACTGAAGGAGTACAAAAAGTAGAGATTTTAGGAGAAACAGATAATCTTCAAAGGGGGAAGGATATAAATGGAAACAATTAA
- a CDS encoding outer membrane lipoprotein-sorting protein, which yields MISKRVLRLGLLIFLLLLVLVFNSCGSLDSDEIKARMEKKLDKLDSYKVQGSIVINDLKDEPSRSYNIEEWYLAPDNIKLEVFTDKEQDLGQVFVSKDDRLQIYNPLIEERVSYPMSFDRDMGNKFSFILYDKLNLMAAGEFEFEKEGDKYIITTYKKPLTHEMIVYKDRDGILGSEISIEKINMYRDNNTSEPYMTYHVDNITWNPEVDEEAFEVEEADEIEEVGDEISCNIEESKIEELSFDPVSIEDPSYDIFHLGMCEKRGQISIKYTSPNGNLSFTQKSQKSQESQEDINENDLANENITDDPIYINSDYENILIWESDGVKYTLVGDYSEKELVKLAEKTSDLEI from the coding sequence TTGATTTCAAAGAGGGTTTTGAGACTTGGCTTATTAATCTTTTTGTTGTTACTGGTATTAGTATTTAATAGCTGTGGCAGCCTGGATTCTGATGAGATAAAAGCCAGAATGGAAAAAAAGTTAGATAAGCTAGATTCTTACAAAGTCCAGGGAAGTATAGTTATTAATGACCTAAAGGATGAGCCATCTAGAAGCTATAACATTGAGGAATGGTATCTTGCACCTGATAACATCAAGCTTGAAGTATTTACAGATAAAGAACAGGATCTGGGGCAGGTTTTTGTATCAAAAGATGATAGACTGCAGATTTATAATCCACTTATTGAAGAAAGGGTTTCGTATCCCATGTCTTTTGACAGGGATATGGGTAATAAGTTTTCCTTTATATTGTATGATAAATTAAATCTCATGGCCGCAGGTGAATTTGAGTTTGAAAAAGAAGGAGATAAATATATAATAACTACTTACAAAAAGCCTTTAACTCATGAAATGATTGTCTATAAAGACAGAGATGGGATTCTCGGGAGTGAAATATCCATAGAAAAGATTAATATGTATAGGGATAATAATACCTCAGAACCTTATATGACATATCACGTTGATAACATTACCTGGAACCCTGAAGTAGATGAAGAAGCTTTTGAGGTCGAAGAAGCAGATGAAATAGAAGAAGTGGGTGATGAGATTTCCTGTAATATTGAAGAAAGTAAGATTGAAGAACTTTCCTTTGATCCAGTTTCTATAGAAGACCCTTCGTATGATATATTTCACCTTGGAATGTGTGAAAAAAGAGGTCAGATAAGTATTAAGTACACAAGTCCAAATGGGAATTTGTCTTTTACCCAAAAAAGCCAAAAAAGTCAAGAAAGTCAAGAAGACATTAATGAAAATGATCTGGCAAATGAAAATATAACTGATGATCCTATATATATAAACTCTGATTACGAGAATATACTTATCTGGGAGAGTGATGGGGTTAAATACACCCTTGTTGGAGATTACAGCGAGAAAGAACTGGTTAAGCTAGCTGAAAAAACTAGCGATTTAGAGATATAG
- a CDS encoding CBS domain-containing protein — MQAKDIMTVSPITINVEEKVEKAAELMTKNNISGLPVVDDKGNLVGIVTEGDLLGKHKKINPPAYFEILGGIILLESTKRFLSEIQKYVSTEVVDLMSKDVKTIGEETTIDEIATIMSENNIKRLPVLNSKNELIGIVSRSDILKGMANDY; from the coding sequence TTGCAGGCCAAAGATATTATGACAGTAAGTCCAATTACCATAAATGTGGAGGAAAAAGTAGAAAAAGCTGCAGAACTTATGACGAAAAACAATATAAGTGGTCTTCCTGTAGTTGATGATAAGGGAAATTTGGTTGGAATTGTAACCGAAGGAGATCTTCTAGGAAAGCACAAAAAAATAAATCCTCCGGCATATTTTGAGATCTTAGGCGGTATAATTTTATTAGAAAGTACAAAAAGATTTTTGTCTGAAATACAAAAGTATGTTTCTACTGAAGTTGTGGATCTAATGTCTAAAGATGTTAAGACCATAGGAGAAGAAACCACAATAGATGAGATTGCTACCATTATGAGTGAAAATAACATTAAAAGGCTTCCGGTATTAAATAGCAAAAATGAACTTATAGGTATAGTTAGTAGATCAGATATCCTAAAAGGTATGGCGAACGATTACTAA
- a CDS encoding NAD(P)H-hydrate dehydratase has product MKHIVTPEEMAELDSLAINKGKVPGIILMENAAFGVSQVVFEILEELKDDSPLVLILAGIGNNGGDGFCVAKQLAMQGVKSLVYLIGKEEKLKGDALTNWQIIKERNDIKIKIIDAKESPMLEENLTAIEEDLQKSSIIVDALLGTGIKGEVREPILSVIKEINSEKDKKNKPVIGVDIPSGIIGENGKIAGEAVRADKTVTFAMPKYGHFIYPGREYTGELNLAHIGISDDIIERYFSYGNKPRVKYIEKEDVSSFVPKRKGDAHKGHYGRILIIAGSRGMLGASYLTTEGALRSGGGLVSAAVPESEQRSLQTKLTEAMTIPLPSEEGVFGEKAVKRASELLSDFDSVALGPGIRDTSYTYQLVKRVVGNFGGSVVIDADGLNVLARDREILEVILPQRKVPAVLTPHVGEFERLTGKSKEEILANPVAILSDYAVKWKVYIVLKGSPTYIATPDNEVYINITGNPGMASGGSGDVLTGIIASLIAQKNNTLEGVLLSVYLHGLAGDLAAKDMGMEGLIAGDLCKYLPIGIKDLKNIKANERREKSCRPKIL; this is encoded by the coding sequence ATGAAGCATATTGTAACTCCAGAGGAAATGGCAGAGCTAGACAGCCTTGCGATAAATAAAGGCAAAGTACCTGGGATTATTTTAATGGAGAATGCAGCTTTCGGTGTTAGCCAGGTTGTTTTTGAAATTCTTGAAGAGTTAAAAGATGACTCACCCCTGGTACTTATTTTGGCTGGAATAGGAAATAACGGTGGGGATGGTTTTTGTGTGGCAAAACAGCTTGCTATGCAGGGTGTCAAATCTTTGGTTTATTTAATAGGAAAAGAAGAAAAACTAAAAGGAGATGCCCTTACAAACTGGCAAATTATAAAAGAGAGAAATGATATAAAAATAAAAATAATAGATGCAAAAGAAAGTCCTATGTTAGAAGAAAACCTTACAGCCATAGAGGAGGATCTACAAAAATCTTCAATAATAGTTGATGCACTGCTTGGAACCGGAATCAAAGGTGAGGTAAGAGAACCTATTTTATCTGTGATAAAGGAGATAAACAGCGAAAAAGATAAAAAAAATAAACCTGTGATAGGGGTAGATATTCCATCAGGCATAATTGGTGAAAACGGGAAAATTGCCGGTGAAGCTGTTAGAGCTGATAAGACAGTAACTTTTGCAATGCCAAAGTATGGGCATTTTATCTATCCGGGCAGGGAGTATACAGGTGAATTAAATCTTGCCCATATCGGTATCTCAGATGATATAATCGAAAGATATTTTTCTTATGGCAATAAGCCAAGGGTAAAGTATATCGAAAAAGAAGATGTTTCTTCTTTTGTCCCCAAAAGAAAGGGTGATGCTCACAAAGGGCACTATGGTCGTATACTTATAATAGCAGGCTCTAGAGGCATGCTTGGAGCAAGTTATCTAACAACTGAAGGAGCCCTTAGAAGTGGAGGAGGCCTTGTCAGCGCAGCGGTCCCGGAGAGTGAACAAAGATCTTTGCAAACAAAATTAACTGAAGCCATGACTATTCCCTTGCCTTCTGAAGAAGGAGTTTTCGGAGAAAAAGCTGTCAAAAGGGCTAGTGAGCTCTTATCTGACTTTGATAGTGTGGCCCTTGGTCCTGGCATAAGAGACACATCATATACATATCAGCTTGTAAAAAGAGTGGTTGGCAACTTTGGAGGTTCTGTTGTTATAGACGCAGATGGGCTGAATGTACTGGCTAGGGACAGAGAGATTCTTGAGGTCATCCTCCCTCAGCGAAAAGTCCCGGCGGTATTAACTCCCCATGTTGGTGAATTCGAAAGATTAACTGGTAAGTCAAAAGAAGAAATTTTGGCAAATCCTGTAGCTATCTTAAGTGATTATGCGGTAAAATGGAAGGTGTATATAGTATTAAAAGGATCACCAACATATATAGCAACACCTGATAATGAAGTTTATATTAATATTACAGGAAACCCGGGTATGGCTAGTGGTGGAAGCGGAGATGTACTCACGGGGATTATTGCCTCCCTGATAGCCCAAAAAAATAATACGCTAGAAGGGGTGTTATTAAGTGTTTATCTACACGGGTTAGCAGGTGATCTTGCAGCGAAGGATATGGGGATGGAAGGGTTAATAGCAGGAGATTTGTGTAAGTATTTGCCAATAGGTATAAAAGATTTAAAAAATATTAAAGCAAATGAAAGGAGAGAAAAAAGTTGCAGGCCAAAGATATTATGA
- the nifU gene encoding Fe-S cluster assembly scaffold protein NifU — protein sequence MYNEKVMEHFQNPRNVGEIEEPDGIGEVGNMSCGDIMRITLKIDENEVIEDIKFKTFGCAAAIATTSMVTELVKGKTIDEALQVSNKDVADELGGLPKEKLHCSNLAADAIHKAINNYRGLDDGKPDENDHEHEHDHEH from the coding sequence ATGTATAACGAAAAAGTGATGGAGCATTTTCAAAACCCTAGAAATGTAGGAGAAATAGAAGAGCCAGATGGGATAGGAGAAGTTGGAAATATGTCTTGTGGTGACATTATGAGAATTACTCTTAAGATTGATGAGAACGAAGTAATTGAAGATATAAAATTTAAGACCTTTGGTTGTGCTGCTGCAATAGCTACTACTAGCATGGTTACTGAGCTTGTTAAAGGTAAAACCATTGATGAAGCTCTTCAAGTATCAAATAAGGACGTGGCAGATGAACTTGGAGGCCTTCCAAAAGAAAAGCTTCACTGTTCAAACCTTGCAGCAGATGCAATACACAAGGCGATAAATAATTATAGAGGTCTAGATGATGGAAAACCAGATGAGAATGATCACGAACATGAACACGACCACGAACACTAG
- the nifS gene encoding cysteine desulfurase NifS gives MRKVYLDHGATTPMRDEVFEAMKPFLKDNFGNPSSLHSFGREMKKHVDDAREKVAVALGAKPEEIVFTSGGTESDNIAIQGVARRLKNKGNHIITSQIEHHAALDACKALEDEGFEVTYLPVDENGMVSPSDLKDAITDQTILVTIMHANNEVGTIQPIKELSEIAKEKDITFHTDAVQTVGNYPLDVNDLGVDLLSLSGHKLNGPKGIGALYVKKGTKVKRITHGGSQEKKLRPGTENVPAIIGLGVAIELAVKEVNEKVEKYACLRDKLIDGILKIEDVKLNGHPTKRLPGNVNVSIDYVEGESLLLNLDMKGIAGSSGSACTSGSLEPSHVLKAMGLDHQSAHGSLRFTIGRGNNEEDIDYVLEVLPEIVSRLREMSSVWKGKEAAEKKN, from the coding sequence ATGAGAAAGGTATATTTAGATCACGGTGCGACAACCCCAATGAGAGATGAAGTTTTTGAGGCTATGAAGCCTTTTTTGAAAGACAATTTTGGCAATCCATCTAGTTTGCATTCATTTGGCAGGGAGATGAAAAAACATGTTGATGACGCAAGGGAAAAAGTGGCAGTAGCCCTTGGAGCAAAGCCTGAGGAAATTGTATTTACCTCTGGAGGAACTGAATCAGATAATATTGCAATACAGGGTGTCGCCCGTAGGCTAAAAAACAAAGGAAATCATATAATTACTTCCCAAATAGAGCACCACGCAGCTCTTGATGCCTGTAAGGCCCTTGAAGATGAAGGTTTTGAAGTCACTTATCTGCCAGTAGACGAAAACGGTATGGTAAGTCCATCTGACCTAAAAGATGCTATAACTGATCAGACAATACTTGTTACTATAATGCATGCTAATAACGAAGTAGGCACAATTCAACCGATTAAAGAGTTAAGTGAAATAGCAAAAGAAAAAGATATCACCTTTCATACTGATGCTGTACAAACCGTTGGAAACTATCCATTAGATGTGAATGATTTGGGTGTAGATCTATTAAGCCTGTCAGGGCACAAGTTAAATGGCCCTAAAGGGATAGGTGCTTTATATGTAAAGAAAGGAACCAAGGTTAAGAGAATAACTCATGGTGGTTCACAGGAGAAAAAACTTCGCCCCGGTACAGAAAATGTGCCTGCAATAATAGGTCTTGGAGTTGCTATAGAACTAGCTGTTAAAGAAGTAAATGAAAAAGTAGAAAAATATGCTTGTTTAAGAGACAAACTCATTGATGGTATTCTCAAAATAGAAGATGTAAAATTAAATGGACATCCTACCAAAAGGCTTCCTGGTAATGTTAATGTCAGTATAGATTATGTAGAGGGAGAGTCTTTACTACTTAACCTGGATATGAAAGGTATAGCTGGTTCTAGCGGTTCTGCCTGTACTTCAGGGTCGCTTGAACCATCACATGTTCTAAAAGCTATGGGACTTGATCATCAATCGGCACATGGTTCATTAAGATTTACAATTGGTAGAGGAAATAATGAAGAAGATATAGATTATGTCTTAGAAGTATTACCTGAGATTGTATCAAGGTTAAGAGAAATGTCTTCTGTTTGGAAGGGTAAAGAGGCTGCAGAAAAGAAAAATTAA
- a CDS encoding RrF2 family transcriptional regulator, translating into MRLSTRGQYGVRALVQLAANYDKGPMPLREISKNENISYQYLEQIFLDLKKDELVRSVRGARGGYSLAKDPKEITVGDIIRSLEGPIGPVDCVKEEDSKSCERSSICVSRNVWKKLRDRMTEVLDEFTLKDLTETYE; encoded by the coding sequence TTGCGACTTTCCACCAGAGGACAATACGGAGTAAGAGCACTCGTTCAGCTTGCTGCAAACTATGATAAAGGCCCTATGCCGCTAAGAGAAATTAGCAAGAATGAAAATATATCGTATCAATATCTAGAACAGATATTTTTGGATTTAAAAAAAGATGAACTGGTAAGAAGCGTTAGAGGAGCCAGGGGGGGATATAGTTTAGCGAAAGACCCAAAGGAGATAACTGTAGGAGATATTATTAGATCATTAGAAGGTCCTATCGGACCTGTCGATTGTGTCAAAGAAGAAGACAGTAAAAGTTGTGAGAGATCATCTATATGTGTATCTCGAAATGTTTGGAAAAAACTAAGGGATAGGATGACAGAAGTCTTGGACGAATTTACTCTGAAAGATCTGACTGAAACTTACGAGTGA
- the acpS gene encoding holo-ACP synthase, translating into MIIGTGVDMLEITRIKKMYEKRPGRTLEKIFGELEKEYILSKKNPYPHMAARFCAKEAFSKALGTGIGKMSLPEFQVVNDSKGKPEAIITGKANEILQELGGNSVHISLSHTKELAIAYVIIT; encoded by the coding sequence TTGATTATAGGAACGGGTGTAGACATGCTAGAGATTACTAGGATCAAAAAAATGTATGAAAAAAGGCCCGGGAGAACATTGGAAAAAATATTTGGTGAATTAGAAAAAGAGTATATTTTATCTAAAAAAAATCCCTATCCTCATATGGCAGCAAGGTTTTGTGCCAAAGAAGCTTTTTCAAAAGCCCTTGGTACAGGGATTGGCAAGATGTCACTGCCAGAGTTTCAGGTTGTTAACGATTCGAAGGGCAAACCTGAAGCAATAATAACAGGCAAAGCAAATGAAATTTTGCAGGAGCTAGGTGGAAATAGTGTCCACATTTCTCTGTCTCATACAAAAGAACTTGCTATAGCCTACGTTATAATAACCTAA
- a CDS encoding NAD(P)/FAD-dependent oxidoreductase, which produces MTKISTLQKSFHKPLDEADVIIIGAGVIGASIGYYLSKKNKKVILLEKYDLGFGASGACDQNIFLQSKIEGLYLQMAKKSRQLYEELSDELNQDIELESNGGMILIENEAELKYMKERVERQQESGLDVKIIGREEILKTFSKLPSVSSHVIGAAYCSDDAHVNSFKLLKGLTDEIKNNGGGVYLYTPVMDIIQENGRIKGVITPCGEFYAPNLVNASGVDAPEISKMLDTSFSKNISIKPRKGQIIVTEELPPLVQGGMLSTKYIASKHRQKITDLDGNENDNDNKSDNKNGNVEASDDLGVGLSLSQTAKGNILIGATREFGDLDTSVSRKGAKNILQNACNIFPFLKDVNIIRMFSGLRPYSEKGTPYLGPTSISGFYIAAGHEGDGISMAPITGKIMSELISGEKPEFSLDDFSID; this is translated from the coding sequence ATGACTAAAATTAGTACGTTACAAAAATCATTTCACAAACCTTTGGATGAAGCTGATGTGATAATAATTGGGGCAGGGGTGATTGGGGCCTCAATTGGTTATTATCTTTCTAAAAAAAACAAAAAAGTGATCCTTTTAGAAAAATATGACTTAGGATTTGGTGCATCAGGAGCATGCGATCAAAATATTTTCCTTCAGTCAAAGATAGAAGGTCTTTACCTTCAAATGGCCAAAAAAAGCAGACAGTTATATGAAGAGCTTTCTGATGAGCTAAATCAAGATATTGAACTTGAAAGTAACGGTGGTATGATCTTAATTGAAAACGAAGCAGAGCTTAAATATATGAAAGAAAGAGTAGAAAGGCAACAAGAATCAGGCCTTGATGTGAAGATTATTGGCAGAGAAGAAATTCTAAAAACATTTTCTAAACTTCCTTCCGTTTCTTCTCATGTAATAGGTGCGGCTTACTGCTCTGACGATGCTCATGTGAACTCCTTTAAACTTCTTAAAGGTTTAACTGATGAGATAAAAAATAATGGCGGAGGTGTATATTTATATACACCGGTTATGGATATAATACAAGAAAATGGCCGGATAAAAGGTGTTATCACACCATGCGGGGAATTTTATGCTCCAAATTTGGTTAATGCATCTGGTGTCGATGCCCCTGAGATTTCAAAGATGTTAGATACTAGTTTCTCTAAAAATATTTCGATAAAGCCTAGAAAAGGACAGATAATAGTTACCGAAGAACTGCCGCCTTTGGTTCAGGGTGGAATGCTGTCAACTAAGTATATTGCTTCAAAACATAGACAAAAGATAACGGATTTAGATGGTAATGAGAATGACAATGATAATAAAAGTGACAATAAGAATGGCAATGTAGAAGCTAGTGATGATTTAGGTGTAGGACTATCTTTAAGCCAAACAGCAAAGGGTAACATCTTGATTGGCGCAACTAGAGAGTTTGGCGACCTTGACACCTCAGTGTCAAGAAAAGGTGCCAAAAATATTTTGCAAAATGCCTGTAATATTTTTCCTTTTTTGAAGGATGTAAATATTATAAGGATGTTTAGTGGACTAAGACCCTATAGTGAAAAGGGAACGCCCTATCTTGGCCCTACTAGTATCAGCGGTTTTTATATTGCTGCAGGTCATGAAGGTGATGGTATCTCTATGGCTCCTATTACAGGCAAAATTATGTCTGAACTAATAAGTGGAGAAAAGCCAGAATTTAGCCTTGATGATTTTTCTATAGACTAG